Within the Strigops habroptila isolate Jane chromosome 15, bStrHab1.2.pri, whole genome shotgun sequence genome, the region AGTAATGAAGTAACCAgatgttgttttgctttgaagagTTTAACATAATGCAGTCTGGCCAATTAGTGTTGCCCTAACTTGttaaattagttaaaaaaaccccaaaacacgAAACCCCAAAACTCTAAGCATTGTTGTTTCCATTTAGGATTAATGAAGAGGAAGATCTCAACTTGGGAActtccttctcagctgaaaccaACAGGCGGGATGAAGATGCCGACATGtaagctgtgctgtgctgtgtctgTGACGTTGAATTTGGGGTTGGGTGTCCCTTcacagtttaattttttctgaCTTGGATCTTCCCAGTTCTCACTGAAACTTCCACTTGCCCTTTCACCTCCTGGCTGCCAGACTTGAGAAGGCTTTTCCATGGACAAAGATGGGAACCAGCTAGTTTAACACTAAATACTGGTGTATCCCTTCTGGCTGTGAAAGAGCTTGGAGGATCTGATAATTTAATTGGATAGAGAAGCAAGTGTCTTGCTTCTTGCAATTGATGTTAGCTGAGTTGTTTTGGGAGAGAttattctttcctctctcctagCTATCGGGACAGTGCTGCAGCTGTACTCTGAAGTGCTGCAACAGACTACAGAAAACAGGATTAAATATTGTGTGTCCCTTGTGTGCTGCTGTTTAGGATGAAATACATTGAGACTGAGttgaagaagagaaagggaattgTAGAGAATGAGGAGCAGAAGGTGAAGCTTAAGAATGCCGAGGATTCTCTCTATGAGCTGCCAGAGAACATCCGTGTCTCCTCTGCCAAGAAGACTGAGGAGATGCTGTCCAACCAGATGCTGAGCGGCATTCCTGAAGTGGACCTGGGAATTGAGTATGTAGTTCACAGATCTGCTGGTTATGGCCTGAATTGCCAGGATGAGTAACTGCTGAGTGACAAAGCAGCAGTATGGCTGGATTACACAGCCCTGGTTTGGCTCTGTGGTGGGATTGAGCCTTGTTCTGGATTAGGGCGGTATGTGCCACAGCATGTTCTACATTGTGACAGGGCTCTAGTGCAGCTCCATGGTATGACTTCTGGGAACAGGCTCTTAATTTTTGTGGCCTGAATCTAGCAGTTTTAAGGAGGATCCATTTATGCCCTGCACTGGAAGAGGAACAGTGTCTGCTTCTATAGCACTGCCTCTTCtcacaaaaaacctcaacaaatgCCATCGCAGTGCTATTACTATCCCCCAGATCCACCCACTTGGCAGTTCTGTGCCTACTGCCCTTTctaaataagaataattttttcctttgtttttcttttagtgcaaaaataaaaaacatcatCTCAACTGAAGAGGCCAAGGCcaagctgctggcagagcagcagaacaaaaagaaagacagcGAAACTTCCTTTGTTCCCACCAACATGGCTGTTAACTATGTGCAGCACAACAGATGTAAGTCTCCTGTAGCTCTCCTGACCGAGGTGTGACCCTCTCCTCTGCAAAGAAAAGTAATCAGTTGGGACAGAGTCTGATGTAGGAGAAATTAGTTCATGTATCAGCACAAGCAGCTGTCTCTCATTCCTTTTTCTGAGATGCTCGTATAGACCCCATCTGGCTTGGTCTTTTTCTTCCATCCGCCAGCCAGGAGAGGGACGTATTACTCATGGCTGGACTTTCTGTTCCTGAACTCCCAGCTGACACTGCCTCATAAATTTCAAGACTTTTTCTTTGAGTTGTGTCCTGAGCGTGTGCTGGAAATGCCTGCCTCGTCTGAGCTTATAAATGATGGTTTGTAATTGAGGAAATCCATTTTGTAGGCTGCCAAAGCAGACAGGTGGTCAGGCAAACCTAGACCTTACTAGACAGGAGATGAGAATTCATTTCCGGGAGAGACTCTCATACTGCAGCCATCTGGAGAAAAGGCAGCCTCCTGCTGCGTGTAACCATGCTTACAGGGGTGATTTAGAGTCAGATTTGTGTGttctgaaggaaatgaagtGTCTTTGGGCTACTTCTGATGAAATGGTGATACTGAAATTTGCCGTATCCCATCTTGCATGTATTGATTATCCATAGAAACTAATTACAAGAGTGTTCTGAGGTTCTGTCGCTTCTGCTTAAGATCAGTTGTAACATGCCACAGAAATATGTCTGTTTGAATAACACTGCTCCAGATAATATTCTTTATCTgatgtttttgttctttcagtttatCATGAGGAGCTAAATGCACCAGTGCGAAGGAACAAAGAAGAGCCAAAGCCCCGTCCACTGAGAGTGGGGGATACAGAGAGGCCAGAACCTGAACGTAAGTTCCTAATCTGAAACCATTCAGGGGTATCACACAGGGAAATGATACAACTCTTATCTCCTCTTCTCTGTGTGCCCTGAGATAGTGGGCAAACAGAGCGATCTATTGCACTTGATGTACCCCTACCTCACATGAAGCCCTCTGCATGGAGGAATAGCAAGGAGCACAAGGTTAGGGAGCATTGACAGCTGAAGCAATAACCTTTCACATAGCACGGGGCTGTATAAGAGAATTGGTGGGGTTAAGGAAATGTCTTGTGTGAAAGGACAGGGAAATAATATTGCCTTCTCCTTCTTTTGAAGGATCTCCTCCAAATCGCAAACGACCACTCAatgaaaaagcaacagatgATTATCACTATGAGAAGTTCAAGAAGATGAATAGGCGATACTGATGAACGTGGATTGAAGTCTTTGCAGGTGTTGTTATTTTCCACTAATAAATGATTTTGTGTCCATGACCTGGAATGGATGTGGGTAGTGTCACTACCTTCACATGCTGGTGTTGCTTACAAAGCTTTTCTTGTGATCTTGTAGTGAATCACTTTACAGGTGGTTATGAACATTTTGGTCAGTAAAATCTTGTATATAACTTATTTCCAGTTATAAAActtcttttataaaaacataagCTTTCATGGTTGGCATTTTTTAGTGATTTTACAGACTCCTTTACCCTCTTAAAATCCtataaaagcagcagtgctgtttgCCTTGTAAATATAAAGGGAAGGTTTAAAGCTTGAATGTAACTGAGCAAGAGACTTGTGTTGGTTTGTATCTTCCTCTCCCTGTAGACTTATTTCTGTAGCAGTTCACTGCGTTTTATTTTAGCAGTGAAGAAAATTGGGTCAGGTTGTAGCTTGGAGGAGaatctcattttcagcttttaggACAGCGTCAATGTGACAGCTGGTGAAAAGACCCCACAACTAGTGTGAACTTAAAGGCAGGATTTGGAACTTGAAAGTAATAAAAGTGGTTTTAAGTGATCATAAatgatgtttttccttctgggaCACACGCTGATGGTTTCTGGGTGTTGCGTTAAGAGTATCCCATGGCTGTGAAGGGGTCCGTGTCCCATCACTCAGGACTGGAGACTCCCTGAGGGGGTGAGGTAGCCCCGGagtaactttttctttcagaaaaggaagaaaagcctcTGGGCTAGTTAAATGCGGCAGTTTATCTCCGACCCCGAGCGCTGTGTTTAACCAAGTTTACCACACGAGGCCGCCATTTAGCTAACTACAGTTAACCCGGCTAATATGGCGGCCGCCCTCAGCGTCAGCCCCGCCTCTGCCCGCACCCAACATGGCGGCGGCGGAAGCGGCGTTGCGGGACGGAAGCGGCGACGGAGaccggcggcggggccgggcgggccaTGAAGCTATGGCGGGGCGCGCTGCGGGCGGCCCTGGCGCTGGTGCTGCTGCCGCTCCTCACGCCTGCGAGCGCCGTGGAGCCCATCAGCTTGGGGCTGGCGATCGCGGGCGCCGCCGCCTCGGCTCTTACCGGCATCATCTCCTACCCGCGGCTCTACTGCTATTTCAGGGAGTGCTGTCTCCAGAAGCACGACCAGCGCGCCGCCGCCGGTGCGGGATGAGGGGGTGCTGCGGGGCGAGGCGGGATGAGGAGACATTGCGGGGTACCGGGAGGGCATTGAGGGGTGCAGAGGCTGCGGGAGCCGGGCAGGGCTCGTGTGGCCTCCCCGTGTGAGTCCAGCTCGGCCGGCCCTTTGCCCGGGGCTGGCAGCCTTCACAGCCGGGTGGGTGCGGGACCCTCTTCGAAGGAGGCAGAAGCTGAGGGGAACCCATGTTCCTTCTCGCTGCTGATGGTGTGTTCTCcccatgcagctctgcaggagaaTTTGGACAAGAAGCTGTTCGGGCAGCACCTGGTGAACAAGGTGGTGGTGAAGGCTGTGAAGGGCTTCTTGAACAACACCAATGCCAAAAAGCCGCTTGCCCTTTCCTTGCACGGGTGGACTGGAACAGGGAAAAACTTTGTCAGTAAGATAGTCGCCGAAAGCATTTATAAAAGAGGTCTGCAGAGTAAATACGTCCATCAGTTCGTGGCGACTTTACACTTTCCTCACGCTCACAGCATCAATCTCTACAAGGTAAGAGGGTGCTGTGGAACCCACGGTggggcacagctctgctgcagtgacaTGCTATGGCATGAGCAGTACTAGAAACCTAGATGTTATTTTATGCAGTAAATTGTAGCTTATGCTAGTTTTGCAATCTTCTGTACAGAACTGGGTAATAACATCCATCAAGACTGATTTTCCTGTGAATATGAAGGGGGTTTGCATGTGTTTTGAGCCTCTCTTGTATGGTTAATTTTCATTCTATGCTTTGGTTAGAGATGTGACTGACATAAGATGAATGTGGTTCAGCAGGTCTCCATGGTTTAGGTGATATGCTGACCTCCAAGTGTGTCAGGTACCATGGCAAGCTGAAGCTTGCTCTCTGAGGCACAGTGGtacttcttttcagttttgctgcacATCGAGCAGGTTATTTAGTTTTTGTTTGCATCCATTTCCCAGCCgtaaaacaaaatcaacatATTCTGTTGTCAGAAAGGTACAGATAAATGTATTTGGAATGGTTCTGTCAGTCTGCTAAGTGTCAGTGCAGCTCCGTAGGCAGGTGGATATCATGTGGAATGGTAGCTGAGATGCACGTTTTCTGAGGgagttttttgttctttgttaaCAGCAGAGTTTGAACGAGTACCACTGTCTTTTGTTGGACTGAATGTTCCTATTTGGTTTGTGTATGTTAAAAATGAGGCCAGGACGGTCTACAAACGCGATTTCTAAATGGAGGAAATacctgtttcctctttttttacaGCTTCTTGTAACtgagcagttttaaaataaaatggatccttttctgcttttgtttcaaggTGAATACACTTGGGAATTTTGCTGCCCAAGGCAGTAGGAGGAATTATTGGTTCTTATCACAGTGCACCCAATGGCACCttcctgtgctgcctctgcagttCAGAGACTGAGTGAACAgtgaatataaaaaaatagtgAATCATTGCAAATGGTCAGAGCAGTTACTTCTCATTCATCTGCCAGGAGATCAACCCTCTgggtttcattttggtttgcaGGGTGgagttgttgtttgtttctttttccagttactTCATTGTAGATCTTAAATGTAACACTTAAGTGAGAGAATCTTCAAATACAATAAAGCATTAGCAGTATTGTGTTTTAAGAAGGGCTCATAATTGTCTTCATTTAAACTTCTGAATGATTAAAACACAGGGCTGAGAATTTCTACTTCTGCTGGTGACTGCAGGTGCAGTTTCTCACTGGTGCTGTTCAGGTATCAAATTCAGTATTGTTCCTAGCTTTGACACCTAAGGATGTTTAGACCAGAGTGCTGACAAAAGTAATCAGCTTACTTGTCAGGGCTTTGCTTTGTGTTGCTGTTCCTTGGTGGTGCCCATCCTGTGTCCTATTGTGCAGTTTCATTTTTGCTATGTTTAAAGGAGTATGTCTCTCCCAAGGAGATTTCCTGCTTGTCCCATCCCATCTCTTGGTGTCTTAAAATTTTTCAGAACCAGCATGAGATTTTGTTAAAAGTTTTGTTTACAGCTTTTAACCATGTTTTAGTCAAGAAGCCAAAGCTTTTGACGCAATTGAAATTACTGTTTCAGGACAAACGCCAATACACACAAGtgctattttctgtcttttcaacACTAACTCTTTcagcatcttttatttttgtgcctCTCAGGACCAGTTGCAGTCATGGATTCGGGGGAATGTGAGCATCTGTCCCAGATCACTCTTCATATTTGATGAAATGGATAAAATGCATGCAGGACTCATTGACTCCATCAAGCCATTCCTGGACTACTATGAGCTTTTGGATGGGGTGTCTTACCGACAAGCCATCTTCATATTTCTCAGGTAAGAAGCAGCTTCTCAGGTTTGCTGTTCTATACACTTGATGCCTTTTAAAACTACGTCCAGCTAcaatctttgttttctctttacttAGCAATGCAGGAGCTGAAAAGATAACAGAGGTGGCACTAGATTTCTGGAGAAACGGGAGGGCAAGGGAAGATATACAACTCTCAGATATCCAGAATGCACTGTCTGTATCTGTCTTCAATAACAAAAATAGTGAGTAAAACAGGGATTGCTTTTGAAGTGGTAAAAGTTCCACAAAAGGGATGGGCTTCATTTAGCTGCATTTTTACAGCTCTGGTTTCTATTTGATGTGGCCTCCAGTTTTTGGCTAGCAGGAAGCCACGATGCAGTTTTGGGGCCTACAGTCGGCTCTTGGCATGACATCAAGATTAAGGAACTCTGTGTGCACTTTGGCTACCAGCATATTTGCTGTCCATTGGATTGCATATGTTGGGGGAAGCCTATGCTGTGCATTTGTTGGGctaaagggaaagcaaagagaaatcttCACAGGGCTAAAAAATCTTTAACCTAGAAGATATTTTATTACGAGGAAGCCACTTAGCCTGTCTTGCTCAATCTGTTAAAAGCCTTCAGGCACCTATTTAGGAGCAGCAAGCTGACTTGCCAGCCCTACTGTGGGCAGTCCAGTGCTTCCTAGGCTTCCTCGAACAGGACTTCTGGTAAAAAGAGGATTTTAACATAATTATGCTCTAAAATTAGCTTTGGAAGCTAACTTGTTGAAAAGGTTAGATGCAAGCTCAAAAAAAGAAGCGAGAAAGCTGGTCTGGGAGAGCTggtaaaagacagaaaatcagTTCTTCTCATTCAGCTCCAATGGACCACATTTGTATGTGTCACCAAAACTTTATGCACAGCATACCATGAGAATGAGCTTGTATTTGGACTTGTGCATTATAGGGCCCTAAAAACAGGTGAATTCTTACTGGTATGTAGCAGAGGGTTGTGATATGCCTTTTGCTCCCATGCAACCCGTGGTGGTGTGTACCTAGAGGAGTAGTAACaactcctttctctttccctttgtaGGTGGATTTTGGCACAGCACCTTGATTGATAGAAATCTCATTGACTACTTTGTTCCCTTCCTGCCTCTGGAATACAAACATGTGAAAATGTGTGTCAGGGTTGAGATTAAATCCCGTGGCTATGTTGTGGATGAAGACATTCTAACCAGAATAGCTGACGAGATGACCTACTTCCCCAGAGAGGAGAGAATTTATT harbors:
- the C15H9orf78 gene encoding telomere length and silencing protein 1 homolog isoform X1, translating into MPAKKSFRQRRGDSEEEEEDEQVAEEVRLKLEEAKEVQSLRRRPNGVSAVALLVGEKLQEEATLVDDPFKIKSGGMVDMKKLKERGKDRINEEEDLNLGTSFSAETNRRDEDADMMKYIETELKKRKGIVENEEQKVKLKNAEDSLYELPENIRVSSAKKTEEMLSNQMLSGIPEVDLGIDAKIKNIISTEEAKAKLLAEQQNKKKDSETSFVPTNMAVNYVQHNRFYHEELNAPVRRNKEEPKPRPLRVGDTERPEPERSPPNRKRPLNEKATDDYHYEKFKKMNRRY
- the TOR1A gene encoding LOW QUALITY PROTEIN: torsin-1A (The sequence of the model RefSeq protein was modified relative to this genomic sequence to represent the inferred CDS: deleted 2 bases in 1 codon) — its product is MAAALSVSPASARTQHGGGGSGVAGRKRRETGGGAGRAMKLWRGALRAALALVLLPLLTPASAVEPISLGLAIAGAAASALTGIISYPRLYCYFRECCLQKHDQRAAAALQENLDKKLFGQHLVNKVVVKAVKGFLNNTNAKKPLALSLHGWTGTGKNFVSKIVAESIYKRGLQSKYVHQFVATLHFPHAHSINLYKDQLQSWIRGNVSICPRSLFIFDEMDKMHAGLIDSIKPFLDYYELLDGVSYRQAIFIFLSNAGAEKITEVALDFWRNGRAREDIQLSDIQNALSVSVFNNKNSGFWHSTLIDRNLIDYFVPFLPLEYKHVKMCVRVEIKSRGYVVDEDILTRIADEMTYFPREERIYSDKGCKTVDAKLDYYYDF
- the C15H9orf78 gene encoding telomere length and silencing protein 1 homolog isoform X2 produces the protein MGAVALLVGEKLQEEATLVDDPFKIKSGGMVDMKKLKERGKDRINEEEDLNLGTSFSAETNRRDEDADMMKYIETELKKRKGIVENEEQKVKLKNAEDSLYELPENIRVSSAKKTEEMLSNQMLSGIPEVDLGIDAKIKNIISTEEAKAKLLAEQQNKKKDSETSFVPTNMAVNYVQHNRFYHEELNAPVRRNKEEPKPRPLRVGDTERPEPERSPPNRKRPLNEKATDDYHYEKFKKMNRRY